From Syntrophorhabdaceae bacterium, one genomic window encodes:
- the dnaK gene encoding molecular chaperone DnaK, translating into MGKKVIGIDLGTTNSVVAIMEGGEPKVIINEEGSRLTPSVVAFTKDGEVLVGQTAKRQAITNPENTIFSIKRFMGRRFNEVQGEIKTVPYKVVSDQDGNVRVEVRGKQYTPQEISAFVLQKLRKSAEAYLGQTIDDAVVTVPAYFNDSQRQATKDAGRIAGLNVLRIINEPTASALAYGLDKKKDETIAVYDFGGGTFDISILEVGDNVVEVKSTNGDTHLGGDDIDQNVIDWIVAEFKKDQGIDLSKDRMALQRLKEAAERAKIELSATVETEINLPFITADSAGPKHLNMKLRRSELEKLSDALIQRSIEPCRRALEDAKLTSDKIDEVVLVGGSTRIPKVQEVVKEFFGKEPHRGVNPDEVVALGAAVQAGVLAGEVKDVLLLDVTPLSLGIETLGGIMTRIIERNTTIPTKKSQIFTTAEDSQTSVEIHVLQGEREMARDNRTLGKFHLIGLPPAPRGIPQIEVTFDIDANGILHVSAKDHATGQEQSIRITASTGLNEEEIQKMVRDSETHAEEDKKKKEDINQRNQLDNIIYQTEKTINDNKDKVSAEDIKPIEDALAPAKDALKSGESERIKRAIEDLTKVSHKFAEILYKKTAQSTSQGPGQEQTRSSQGGQKRDDDVVDAEFEDVKK; encoded by the coding sequence ATGGGTAAGAAAGTTATAGGTATAGACCTTGGAACGACTAACTCCGTAGTGGCGATCATGGAAGGCGGCGAACCAAAGGTAATAATAAACGAAGAAGGGAGCAGATTAACGCCAAGCGTTGTCGCTTTCACAAAAGACGGTGAAGTACTTGTCGGTCAGACCGCAAAAAGACAGGCAATCACAAACCCTGAGAACACGATATTCTCGATAAAGAGATTCATGGGAAGAAGGTTCAATGAAGTACAGGGCGAGATCAAAACAGTACCGTACAAGGTCGTCAGCGACCAGGACGGGAACGTGAGGGTCGAGGTACGCGGAAAGCAATATACGCCCCAGGAGATATCGGCATTTGTGCTTCAGAAACTGAGGAAGTCCGCAGAGGCATACCTGGGTCAGACGATCGATGACGCCGTAGTAACCGTTCCCGCTTACTTCAACGATTCACAGAGGCAGGCAACAAAAGACGCAGGCAGGATTGCAGGCCTGAACGTGCTCCGCATTATCAATGAGCCTACGGCATCAGCGCTGGCCTACGGACTTGACAAGAAAAAGGATGAGACCATAGCGGTATATGACTTTGGCGGCGGCACCTTCGATATTTCGATACTGGAGGTCGGGGACAATGTTGTTGAGGTCAAGTCAACGAACGGCGATACCCACCTCGGCGGCGATGACATCGATCAGAACGTCATTGACTGGATCGTCGCTGAATTCAAAAAGGATCAGGGTATTGACCTTTCTAAGGACAGGATGGCCCTCCAGAGACTGAAGGAGGCCGCTGAAAGGGCGAAGATCGAGCTTTCTGCAACGGTCGAGACAGAGATCAATCTTCCATTTATCACTGCCGACAGTGCCGGTCCTAAACACCTCAATATGAAGCTGAGACGGTCAGAGCTTGAAAAACTCTCTGACGCCCTGATTCAAAGGTCCATTGAGCCATGCAGAAGGGCGCTTGAAGATGCAAAACTCACATCAGACAAGATAGACGAGGTTGTGCTTGTCGGTGGCTCAACAAGGATACCGAAGGTACAGGAAGTAGTAAAAGAATTCTTTGGAAAGGAACCTCACAGGGGGGTCAACCCCGATGAAGTCGTTGCGCTCGGCGCAGCGGTCCAGGCAGGGGTTCTTGCCGGTGAGGTAAAGGATGTGCTTCTTCTTGATGTTACACCGCTCTCACTTGGTATCGAGACACTGGGCGGGATCATGACGCGGATCATTGAGAGAAACACAACGATCCCGACGAAGAAGAGCCAGATATTCACAACCGCGGAAGACAGCCAGACGAGCGTTGAGATACATGTGCTTCAGGGCGAAAGGGAGATGGCCCGCGACAACAGAACCCTTGGAAAATTCCACCTCATCGGTCTGCCGCCTGCGCCAAGAGGCATACCGCAGATCGAAGTCACCTTTGACATAGACGCAAACGGCATCCTCCATGTGTCGGCAAAAGACCATGCAACGGGCCAGGAACAGAGCATCAGAATAACTGCGTCAACTGGGTTGAACGAGGAAGAGATACAGAAGATGGTCAGAGATTCTGAAACACACGCTGAAGAAGACAAAAAAAAGAAAGAGGACATCAACCAGAGAAACCAGCTCGATAACATCATATATCAGACAGAGAAGACCATAAACGATAACAAAGATAAGGTATCTGCCGAGGACATCAAACCTATCGAAGATGCGTTAGCGCCCGCAAAAGACGCCCTGAAGAGCGGTGAATCTGAACGGATAAAAAGAGCGATCGAAGATTTGACGAAAGTTTCTCATAAATTTGCCGAAATATTATATAAGAAAACCGCCCAGTCGACCTCACAGGGTCCCGGGCAGGAACAGACAAGGTCATCACAGGGAGGTCAGAAAAGGGATGACGATGTCGTCGACGCTGAGTTTGAGGATGTGAAAAAATAG
- the lon gene encoding endopeptidase La, with the protein MVIGFKNDKSVKDRVFIPAELPILPLRGTVAYPDLVMPLIVGREKSIRLVDDAMSRDKMIAIITQKNPDIEDPEIEDLYTVGTVATIMKMVKMVDGSQRVVVQGLCRCKLVEFTDREPNLRAKVLPIFEEYLKDIEIDAMYINLKNLYRKAIEMAPYLSSELTQIATKVESPGNLADLIASTININVTEKQEILERLDLKERLKKVTIFLNREVETLELSSKIQSHVKEGIDKTQREYYLREQLKAIQKELGDTDDRLSEVDESRKKIIDAKMPDDVRKVAEKELDRLSKMSTMSAEYTVSRTYLDWLTELPWAKATEDNLDINSANTILDEDHYNLVKVKKRILEYLAVRKLKADMKGPILCFVGPPGVGKTSLGKSIARALGRKFMRMSLGGIRDEAEIRGHRRTYVGALPGRIIQGIKKAGSNNPIFMLDEVDKIGMDFRGDPSSALLEVLDPEQNWSFSDHYLEVTFDLSKVMFIATANMLDTVPPALKDRMEVLELPGYTEEEKLMIAKQFLIPKERFEHGLNEDLIEFEDEALKVIIRSYTRESGVRNLEREIAAICRSVAKDVAQGKTEKQVITGDSIHGYLGPIKFFAEVAERTKYSGVATGLAWTPTGGDILFIESTKMRGKGTLSLTGQLGDVMKESAQAALSYIRSKANDYQIAEDFFEKNDLHVHVPQGAIPKDGPSAGVTMLVSLVSLLTDKPVRNDVAMTGEITLRGLVLPVGGIKQKVLAAKRAGIKSVLLPKLNEKDLEEVPESIKENMDFKFIERMDEAVNICLAAH; encoded by the coding sequence ATGGTAATCGGCTTTAAAAACGATAAGAGCGTTAAAGACAGGGTCTTTATTCCCGCTGAACTGCCCATATTGCCCCTCCGGGGTACCGTAGCCTATCCCGATCTCGTGATGCCGCTTATTGTGGGCCGGGAAAAATCCATACGGCTTGTAGATGACGCAATGAGCAGGGATAAGATGATCGCCATCATAACACAGAAAAATCCCGACATTGAAGACCCCGAGATAGAGGACCTCTATACAGTAGGAACAGTGGCCACGATCATGAAGATGGTAAAGATGGTCGATGGAAGCCAGAGGGTTGTCGTACAGGGATTGTGCAGATGTAAACTGGTGGAATTTACAGACAGAGAACCTAACCTCAGGGCAAAGGTGCTTCCTATCTTTGAAGAATACCTGAAGGACATCGAGATCGACGCCATGTACATCAATCTCAAAAATCTTTACAGAAAAGCGATCGAGATGGCGCCCTACCTCTCGTCAGAGCTTACGCAGATCGCGACAAAGGTAGAGAGCCCGGGGAACCTTGCCGACCTGATCGCCTCTACCATCAACATCAACGTCACTGAAAAGCAGGAGATCCTCGAAAGATTAGACCTCAAGGAAAGGCTCAAAAAGGTAACCATCTTCCTCAACAGGGAGGTTGAGACCCTCGAGCTGAGCAGCAAGATCCAATCCCACGTAAAGGAAGGCATTGATAAAACCCAGAGGGAATATTATCTCAGGGAACAACTCAAGGCCATTCAGAAAGAGCTCGGTGACACAGATGACAGGCTCAGCGAGGTTGATGAATCGAGAAAAAAGATTATCGATGCAAAGATGCCCGATGATGTCCGCAAGGTCGCCGAAAAAGAACTGGACAGACTTTCAAAGATGAGCACCATGTCAGCGGAATATACCGTGTCACGGACCTATCTCGACTGGCTGACGGAGCTGCCGTGGGCCAAAGCAACAGAGGACAATCTCGACATCAATAGCGCAAATACGATCCTCGACGAAGACCATTACAACCTCGTGAAGGTAAAAAAGAGAATACTCGAATACCTCGCGGTGAGGAAATTAAAGGCCGACATGAAGGGGCCGATACTCTGTTTCGTGGGTCCTCCCGGTGTTGGAAAAACATCACTCGGTAAGTCGATTGCAAGGGCCCTTGGAAGAAAGTTCATGAGGATGTCCCTGGGAGGCATAAGGGACGAGGCAGAGATACGGGGACATAGAAGGACCTATGTGGGAGCACTGCCGGGGAGAATTATCCAGGGAATCAAGAAGGCCGGTTCCAATAACCCCATCTTCATGCTCGATGAGGTGGATAAGATAGGAATGGACTTCAGGGGTGATCCATCCAGCGCGCTTCTTGAGGTGCTTGACCCTGAGCAGAACTGGTCTTTCAGCGACCATTACCTCGAAGTCACTTTTGACCTCTCGAAGGTCATGTTCATCGCGACGGCAAATATGCTCGACACTGTCCCGCCGGCTCTGAAAGACAGGATGGAGGTGCTTGAGCTGCCCGGCTACACGGAAGAAGAGAAGCTTATGATAGCGAAGCAGTTCCTTATCCCCAAGGAGCGGTTCGAACACGGCCTCAATGAAGACCTGATCGAATTTGAGGACGAGGCGCTGAAGGTGATTATCCGCTCTTACACGAGAGAATCTGGCGTAAGGAACCTTGAGAGGGAGATCGCAGCGATCTGCAGGTCAGTGGCAAAGGACGTGGCACAGGGCAAGACAGAAAAACAGGTTATCACGGGAGACTCTATCCACGGCTATCTGGGCCCTATCAAATTTTTTGCTGAAGTGGCGGAAAGGACAAAATACTCGGGCGTCGCAACAGGCCTTGCGTGGACGCCAACGGGAGGAGACATCCTTTTCATTGAATCCACCAAGATGAGAGGAAAAGGCACGCTCTCGCTCACCGGCCAGCTCGGGGACGTCATGAAGGAATCCGCCCAGGCCGCGTTGAGCTACATACGGAGCAAGGCAAACGATTACCAGATCGCCGAAGACTTTTTCGAAAAGAACGACCTCCATGTCCATGTCCCCCAGGGCGCCATTCCGAAGGACGGCCCATCGGCGGGCGTGACGATGCTCGTATCACTCGTCTCTCTCCTGACGGATAAGCCCGTCAGGAATGATGTTGCAATGACCGGCGAGATAACACTCCGCGGACTCGTGCTGCCCGTGGGCGGCATTAAACAAAAGGTGCTGGCTGCAAAGCGGGCAGGGATAAAAAGCGTGCTCCTTCCTAAACTGAACGAAAAAGACCTCGAAGAAGTACCGGAAAGCATTAAGGAGAATATGGATTTCAAATTCATCGAGCGGATGGATGAAGCGGTAAATATCTGCCTTGCTGCACATTAA
- a CDS encoding metal ABC transporter permease: MDIFDLFTHGFIQRALIAGSFIAILCSTLGVFLVLRRLSLIGDGLAHVSFGSVAVGLFLRTYPFYVAVPIVMLSALGILKLVEKARLYGDSAIGIVSSLGIAVGILIASIAGGFNVDLFSYLFGNILAINTTEVAISIVLSVILVIVILFFYQELLSITFDEESAKASGIRTERINKILVLLTALTVVLAMKLVGIMLISALLILPPVTALQLARGFKATIVISSLAGITSVILGIAISFMANLPTGATIVIINFIFFLSSFTYRRWK; the protein is encoded by the coding sequence ATGGATATCTTTGACCTTTTCACCCATGGCTTCATTCAGAGGGCATTGATAGCAGGCTCATTCATTGCTATTCTCTGCTCAACGCTCGGGGTTTTTCTTGTACTCCGGCGGCTCTCACTTATCGGCGACGGGCTGGCCCATGTCAGCTTTGGAAGTGTTGCCGTGGGTCTTTTCCTCAGGACCTATCCGTTCTACGTTGCTGTCCCCATTGTCATGCTCAGCGCCCTCGGGATATTGAAACTGGTCGAAAAGGCACGCCTATACGGCGATTCGGCAATCGGGATCGTATCTTCACTGGGCATTGCAGTCGGTATCCTTATCGCAAGCATAGCAGGGGGGTTCAACGTTGATCTTTTCAGCTACCTCTTCGGGAACATACTGGCGATCAACACAACTGAAGTGGCGATCTCGATCGTGCTCTCCGTCATTCTGGTAATCGTTATCCTCTTCTTTTACCAGGAACTGCTCTCCATCACGTTCGATGAAGAGTCCGCAAAGGCGTCGGGTATCAGGACAGAGCGGATCAATAAGATCCTCGTGCTTCTCACGGCGCTGACCGTTGTCCTTGCTATGAAACTCGTTGGGATCATGCTTATCTCGGCCCTCCTCATACTGCCTCCCGTAACAGCCTTACAGCTGGCGCGGGGGTTCAAGGCAACGATAGTGATCTCTTCCCTGGCCGGTATAACATCAGTTATACTTGGTATAGCCATCTCCTTCATGGCAAACCTCCCGACAGGGGCAACGATCGTTATCATAAATTTTATCTTTTTTCTCTCCTCTTTTACTTACAGACGCTGGAAATAA